A single genomic interval of Stieleria maiorica harbors:
- a CDS encoding alpha/beta hydrolase, with translation MQRRQFFALISAFAASAAKASSLLALIFTLGISATADGQQPKEDGKTTIPKAVLKQLEEHLDVTFAKYGDRTLQLDIFRPKNATEKLPAIVCIHGGGWRKGSKINHRKVAQVLAAKGYVTASIDYRLSGEATFPAHIHDCKAAVRFLRANADQYGIDADHIGAIGHSAGGHLAALLATSNDVAELEGDGGNTGVSSTIQAVVPMGGQTDFMSERNREVSASADIWQQFLGGSQAEVPETYSLASPLTHLDKNDPPVWLITGEKDDPSTRAESLRKKMDEFGIPNGLTIIKDAPHPFTVKQVWFDQMMDAAVPFFERTLKSQQ, from the coding sequence ATGCAACGTCGTCAGTTTTTTGCTTTAATCTCCGCCTTCGCGGCATCGGCCGCGAAGGCTTCGTCGCTGCTGGCTCTAATCTTCACCCTCGGGATTTCGGCAACCGCTGATGGCCAGCAACCCAAAGAAGACGGGAAGACAACGATTCCGAAGGCCGTGCTAAAGCAGTTGGAGGAACACCTCGACGTGACCTTCGCCAAGTACGGAGATCGAACACTGCAATTGGACATCTTTCGTCCAAAGAACGCAACGGAAAAATTGCCGGCCATCGTCTGCATTCACGGAGGGGGATGGAGAAAGGGGTCCAAGATCAATCATCGCAAAGTCGCTCAGGTTCTCGCTGCAAAGGGATATGTGACGGCATCGATCGATTATCGTTTGAGCGGTGAAGCAACTTTTCCGGCTCATATCCACGACTGCAAAGCGGCCGTTCGCTTCCTGCGAGCAAACGCAGATCAATACGGTATCGACGCCGACCACATTGGAGCGATTGGCCATTCGGCCGGCGGCCACTTGGCGGCATTGCTGGCCACTTCGAATGACGTTGCGGAATTGGAAGGCGATGGCGGTAATACAGGTGTGAGCAGCACGATTCAGGCCGTGGTTCCTATGGGTGGTCAAACCGATTTCATGTCCGAGCGAAACCGAGAGGTATCCGCCAGCGCAGATATCTGGCAACAGTTCCTGGGTGGTTCGCAAGCCGAAGTTCCGGAAACGTACAGCCTAGCTTCACCGCTAACCCACCTCGACAAGAATGATCCGCCAGTATGGTTGATCACGGGAGAAAAGGATGACCCGAGCACTCGTGCCGAGTCTCTGCGCAAGAAGATGGACGAGTTCGGAATCCCCAATGGGCTGACCATCATCAAAGACGCTCCGCATCCATTCACCGTCAAGCAGGTTTGGTTCGATCAAATGATGGACGCGGCCGTTCCTTTCTTCGAACGAACTCTGAAGAGCCAGCAATGA
- a CDS encoding sigma-70 family RNA polymerase sigma factor has product MTDQKASYETFMRLLIEEESAVRAYVRRLVPTWHDVEEIVQQTSLIAWKKFNELDNHERFGGWLMTIARFEALKFRRSLARSPLVFSDKLAEQLADAQGTINASDADRKHALESCLQKLDEKPRKMILAVYQPGATIREYAHQQSRPEQAVYKSIQRLRHKLLDCVKDTLAMGEGS; this is encoded by the coding sequence GTGACAGATCAAAAAGCAAGCTACGAGACTTTTATGCGTCTGCTGATCGAAGAAGAATCGGCAGTCAGAGCTTACGTGCGCAGGCTCGTTCCGACTTGGCACGATGTTGAAGAAATCGTTCAGCAGACAAGCCTCATCGCGTGGAAGAAGTTCAATGAGTTGGACAATCACGAGAGATTTGGCGGATGGCTAATGACAATCGCCCGATTCGAAGCGCTCAAGTTCCGGCGTTCGTTGGCCCGCAGCCCGCTAGTCTTTTCCGATAAGCTTGCAGAGCAATTGGCGGACGCTCAGGGAACCATCAATGCCAGCGACGCTGACCGCAAGCATGCCTTGGAGAGCTGTTTGCAGAAGCTTGATGAGAAACCACGCAAAATGATATTAGCGGTGTATCAGCCTGGTGCCACCATCCGAGAGTACGCGCACCAGCAATCGCGTCCTGAACAGGCCGTTTACAAGTCGATCCAACGACTTCGCCACAAGCTCCTCGATTGTGTGAAAGACACACTTGCAATGGGGGAAGGATCATGA
- a CDS encoding LamG-like jellyroll fold domain-containing protein produces MKNGTFRQYVSSWLDGSLTEADSAALQSELEKSRERRDEFVDLCGLDADLRLISESAIDSIVGESPAPNSRSFGGVSYGWMGFAAAIAAALLLVVGYGIGRDHRGRVGEEFSVASNPEVDSKEAVETGCAVVSRLVNAKFPDGTSFREGDSLQPGRLKLVSGGLQLDFFSGATILIEDAAELDLVSAWEARCLDGKVTVHVPPPAIGFRLMAPGMKVIDLGTEFGVKVERGESSVHVFDGEVEAYLSGTPMQIIRDGESLDAVTNKAHVAGRASPRDFPSVERFEQRREEFYKQKTKQWWTSMKSVRADERLVGCYLFWQWEDEKWDRLVNNFAVPKQSSRAGSAVGARWVEGRWPTKSALDFKSAGDRLRINLGDEKHDGLSLAAWIRVDGLDRNYNALLLSDGDEEGAPHWQIDRNGRLMFSVSYLRSSTRDGQQSKQDRREQIYYSPPVIGAATRRWHHVAVTFDALTGEAIHYLDGEEVSREVSENHRGGRKVTFGRCEIGNWGLPPEGVPYPIRNFNGRIDEFVIYSEPLAAKEVASLYQLGVPD; encoded by the coding sequence ATGAAGAACGGAACATTCCGACAATATGTTTCCAGTTGGTTGGATGGTTCGCTCACGGAAGCGGATTCGGCGGCATTGCAATCAGAGCTCGAAAAATCCAGGGAGCGAAGAGACGAGTTTGTTGACCTGTGTGGTTTAGATGCCGATCTGAGGTTAATCAGCGAAAGCGCAATCGACTCGATCGTGGGCGAATCTCCGGCACCAAACTCAAGGAGTTTTGGAGGTGTTTCCTACGGCTGGATGGGATTTGCCGCTGCTATCGCTGCGGCTCTGTTGCTCGTTGTCGGTTATGGAATCGGACGCGATCACCGCGGACGAGTTGGGGAAGAATTCTCCGTTGCGTCCAACCCCGAGGTCGATTCGAAGGAGGCTGTCGAAACGGGATGTGCCGTAGTGTCGAGGTTGGTGAATGCGAAGTTTCCTGATGGCACGAGCTTTCGGGAAGGAGACTCGTTACAACCGGGACGGCTGAAGCTTGTCTCTGGTGGGCTGCAACTCGATTTCTTTAGTGGTGCGACCATTTTGATTGAGGACGCCGCTGAACTTGATCTCGTAAGTGCATGGGAGGCTCGCTGTTTGGATGGAAAAGTAACCGTCCACGTCCCTCCACCCGCAATTGGGTTCCGATTGATGGCACCGGGAATGAAAGTCATCGACCTCGGCACAGAGTTTGGCGTGAAGGTCGAAAGAGGTGAATCGTCGGTGCACGTGTTTGATGGAGAGGTGGAAGCGTACCTGTCGGGAACCCCAATGCAAATCATCCGCGACGGTGAAAGCCTCGACGCCGTCACTAATAAGGCCCACGTTGCCGGGCGAGCCAGCCCGCGCGACTTCCCGAGTGTGGAGCGCTTCGAGCAACGTCGTGAGGAGTTCTACAAGCAGAAGACCAAGCAATGGTGGACCTCTATGAAGTCAGTTCGAGCGGATGAACGGCTCGTTGGCTGTTATCTTTTCTGGCAATGGGAAGACGAGAAATGGGACCGACTTGTCAACAACTTTGCCGTCCCAAAGCAGTCATCACGTGCGGGATCCGCAGTCGGGGCACGTTGGGTCGAAGGACGTTGGCCGACGAAATCAGCCTTGGACTTCAAAAGTGCCGGCGATCGGCTTCGAATCAATCTCGGCGACGAAAAACACGACGGTTTGTCGTTGGCCGCTTGGATTCGGGTTGATGGATTGGACCGAAATTACAACGCGTTGCTATTGTCGGATGGTGACGAAGAAGGTGCACCCCATTGGCAGATCGATCGGAATGGGCGGTTGATGTTTTCGGTTAGTTACTTACGCTCGTCGACGCGCGATGGCCAGCAATCGAAGCAGGATCGTCGGGAACAGATTTACTATTCGCCACCGGTCATTGGCGCAGCGACCAGGCGTTGGCACCACGTTGCCGTCACCTTCGACGCGCTCACCGGCGAAGCAATCCACTACTTGGATGGCGAAGAGGTTAGCAGAGAGGTAAGCGAGAATCATCGCGGTGGACGCAAGGTAACATTCGGACGATGCGAGATCGGAAACTGGGGCTTGCCGCCTGAAGGTGTGCCCTACCCGATCAGAAATTTCAATGGCCGCATCGATGAGTTCGTGATCTATAGCGAACCATTGGCTGCAAAAGAGGTTGCGAGTCTCTATCAGCTGGGTGTCCCCGATTGA
- a CDS encoding integrase core domain-containing protein → MKLKPRSRIWVSPCTANPTGEWTTQQARNFDMFLQDEGLPCELLQRDQDSKYIDSFDEVFRSTGCNIKKTPARSPNLQAFVERVIQTLKHEVLNAFCVVSEKHLDHILSVSQEWYNQRRGHSGRDHRPPVRDEAITPIDLTEHKVVCHTELGGHLKSYYAAA, encoded by the coding sequence ATGAAGCTGAAACCACGTAGTCGCATCTGGGTCTCGCCTTGCACGGCGAATCCAACGGGGGAGTGGACTACGCAACAAGCTCGCAACTTCGACATGTTCCTTCAAGACGAGGGACTGCCGTGTGAGCTTCTCCAGCGAGACCAAGACTCGAAATACATCGATTCCTTTGACGAAGTCTTCCGGTCGACCGGCTGCAACATCAAAAAGACGCCAGCCCGATCACCCAACCTTCAAGCGTTTGTAGAGCGGGTGATTCAGACGCTCAAACATGAGGTGCTCAATGCCTTTTGCGTGGTCAGCGAGAAGCACCTAGACCACATCCTGAGCGTGTCCCAGGAATGGTACAACCAACGCCGAGGGCACTCCGGTCGGGATCATCGACCTCCAGTGCGCGACGAGGCAATCACACCAATCGATCTGACTGAGCACAAGGTTGTCTGTCACACTGAACTTGGCGGACATTTGAAGTCGTACTACGCCGCTGCGTGA
- a CDS encoding DUF1569 domain-containing protein: MSDLRQLQFNNLEAAVDDARMLLASGYVRHGNWSLGQICRHLVLVQDFAIGGYPAWMSIFAPLRPLMRWLLLPKLLSGNSPRGIRASSIFQPPDGLDDASEVDAYAASVGRLLGHSGDFAAHPGFGSLPREKILEIYAAHAAHHLRHLRPPK, from the coding sequence ATGAGTGACCTCCGTCAATTGCAATTCAACAATCTCGAAGCGGCCGTCGATGACGCCCGCATGCTGTTGGCTTCTGGCTACGTCCGCCATGGAAACTGGTCGCTTGGGCAAATCTGTCGGCACTTGGTTTTGGTTCAAGACTTCGCGATCGGTGGCTATCCAGCTTGGATGTCGATCTTTGCTCCACTGCGGCCGCTGATGCGTTGGCTGTTGTTGCCCAAGTTGCTGAGCGGAAATTCACCTCGTGGAATCCGAGCCTCTTCAATATTTCAGCCACCGGACGGCTTAGATGATGCAAGCGAAGTGGATGCATATGCCGCCAGCGTTGGGCGGCTTCTTGGTCACTCTGGCGACTTTGCTGCTCATCCTGGATTCGGCAGCTTGCCCCGCGAGAAGATTCTGGAGATTTACGCTGCCCATGCCGCTCACCATCTCCGGCATCTCCGCCCCCCGAAGTGA
- a CDS encoding methyltransferase family protein, producing MHPRLIVSGYFALQAIGVVAWWAMLTLYPENIGWFRPKDWPDEVLLSFWLADISLIVGGSWIAAVSVWQQREWASTAVWSVTAICWYPTLFCIATSVRTGEAWIASAMMVSMAGLSLAMATIQGKQGDVPAAFRVTSMNRLNSLLSTLGQIVVFWGVFLWILPKGIVELQEALNWSRFEHPFQAQASAGLFLLASCLGLWSGLSMVTLGGGTPLPTATAPQLVVAGPYRFVRNPMALAGILQGIAVGWLLGSVPVIVYSLAGIFAWHAFVRPAEERDLLDRFGTRYEHYRSHVRVWVPSIRWRGFQELEVPESAVARTNEKQSERA from the coding sequence ATGCACCCTCGACTAATCGTTTCTGGCTATTTTGCGTTGCAAGCGATTGGAGTCGTGGCTTGGTGGGCGATGTTGACGCTTTATCCAGAAAACATCGGATGGTTTCGCCCAAAGGATTGGCCAGACGAGGTGTTGCTCTCCTTTTGGCTCGCAGACATTTCTTTGATCGTGGGTGGTTCGTGGATCGCCGCAGTCAGCGTCTGGCAGCAACGCGAATGGGCCTCGACCGCGGTTTGGAGTGTGACCGCGATCTGTTGGTATCCGACGTTGTTTTGCATCGCCACGAGCGTACGAACGGGTGAAGCGTGGATCGCGTCGGCGATGATGGTCAGCATGGCGGGCCTCTCGCTTGCGATGGCCACCATTCAAGGCAAGCAAGGCGACGTTCCCGCAGCCTTTCGAGTGACGTCGATGAATCGGCTGAATTCACTGTTGTCGACCCTCGGTCAGATTGTGGTTTTCTGGGGCGTGTTCCTCTGGATTCTGCCGAAGGGAATCGTTGAGCTTCAGGAGGCTCTGAATTGGAGCCGGTTTGAACATCCGTTCCAGGCCCAGGCATCGGCAGGTCTGTTCCTGCTGGCGTCTTGTCTCGGCCTATGGAGTGGGCTGTCGATGGTAACGCTGGGCGGCGGAACACCACTGCCGACAGCGACCGCACCGCAGTTGGTGGTCGCCGGCCCTTACCGCTTCGTCCGGAATCCGATGGCCCTTGCGGGCATCCTCCAGGGGATTGCGGTGGGTTGGCTGCTCGGCAGTGTGCCGGTCATTGTCTATTCCCTCGCAGGAATCTTTGCGTGGCATGCATTCGTTCGCCCCGCAGAAGAGCGGGACTTGCTGGATCGATTCGGAACACGGTACGAGCATTACCGGAGTCACGTGCGAGTTTGGGTTCCATCAATCAGGTGGAGAGGGTTTCAAGAACTCGAAGTTCCAGAATCGGCTGTTGCTAGGACCAACGAGAAACAGTCGGAGAGAGCCTGA
- a CDS encoding carbon-nitrogen hydrolase family protein has translation MFRITHLGALCTFVLGLPAATLGQATDESINGWNRTSVRPEIAPEFSHFESDTGELILGLSGQKRDTVDGAWMKVFDVLGGRAVRFRALKRTQHVNSPARCALVKITWLNANGKMVKAAEVHGNMVLGKNEIARPEYPSDHVLNGASEWIQVADSYHVPNGASQARVELRLRWTKGSVQWKNVGFENVEPISRKARLATVHLRPKAGQTAIEKCEQFAPLIEKAAGQNADLVCLPESLTCYRSGRSMSQCAESIPGPSTEYFGDLAKKHDLYIVAGLTEREGAILYNTSVLLGPSGKLIGKYRKVCLPREEIEAGLTPGDRYPVFETRFGKLGMMICWDVQFPEVARRLCDNGAEVIAMPIAGGNPTLAAARAIENQVILVSSTYTEAAKGAMVSGVWNQAGNLLVQNDSNWGTVMVAEVDLAQRFYWDWLGDLKSRIPRERPPR, from the coding sequence ATGTTTCGAATCACTCATCTCGGTGCCTTATGTACTTTCGTGCTTGGTCTACCTGCGGCGACCCTGGGTCAAGCGACGGATGAATCGATCAACGGTTGGAATCGCACGTCAGTCAGGCCTGAGATCGCACCTGAATTCTCGCACTTCGAATCCGATACGGGCGAACTGATCCTTGGACTCTCCGGACAAAAACGCGACACCGTGGACGGAGCATGGATGAAGGTGTTCGATGTACTGGGTGGCCGTGCCGTTCGATTCAGAGCACTAAAACGAACGCAGCATGTCAATTCCCCCGCGCGCTGTGCTCTCGTGAAAATCACCTGGCTGAATGCCAACGGCAAAATGGTGAAAGCCGCCGAGGTGCATGGAAACATGGTGCTGGGAAAAAATGAAATCGCAAGGCCAGAGTATCCGTCTGACCATGTGTTAAATGGCGCGAGTGAGTGGATACAGGTCGCTGATTCCTACCATGTCCCCAACGGAGCGTCTCAGGCGCGAGTTGAACTGCGTTTGCGTTGGACAAAAGGTTCAGTGCAATGGAAAAACGTTGGATTCGAGAATGTCGAACCGATATCTCGCAAAGCCCGACTGGCGACAGTGCATCTTCGACCGAAGGCTGGACAAACGGCGATCGAAAAGTGCGAGCAATTCGCGCCGCTGATCGAAAAAGCAGCTGGCCAGAACGCGGACTTGGTTTGCCTACCCGAATCTTTGACGTGCTATCGGTCCGGTCGCAGCATGTCGCAGTGCGCTGAATCGATCCCCGGTCCTTCAACGGAGTACTTCGGCGACTTGGCGAAAAAACACGATCTATACATCGTCGCTGGTTTAACCGAGCGTGAAGGAGCGATTCTCTACAACACCTCTGTGCTTCTGGGGCCGAGCGGAAAACTGATCGGCAAATACCGGAAAGTCTGCCTACCACGTGAAGAGATCGAAGCCGGCCTGACCCCCGGTGATCGGTATCCAGTTTTCGAGACACGTTTTGGAAAGCTCGGGATGATGATTTGTTGGGACGTGCAGTTTCCAGAGGTCGCACGAAGACTCTGCGACAACGGCGCGGAGGTGATTGCCATGCCGATCGCCGGCGGAAACCCAACGCTTGCTGCGGCGCGCGCGATCGAGAATCAGGTCATACTGGTCAGCAGCACCTACACCGAAGCCGCCAAAGGAGCAATGGTTTCCGGTGTGTGGAACCAGGCCGGCAATCTGCTTGTCCAGAACGATTCAAATTGGGGCACCGTGATGGTGGCCGAAGTGGATCTCGCCCAACGGTTCTACTGGGATTGGCTCGGCGATCTTAAGTCTCGCATTCCTCGCGAACGCCCACCTCGCTGA